Proteins encoded in a region of the Acomys russatus chromosome 14, mAcoRus1.1, whole genome shotgun sequence genome:
- the Nxpe4 gene encoding NXPE family member 4, with product MTRARIMKTMTSRKSLWVLLFIVIFWVSFTIFRNPLKIWAVFKSPVSFSRWNLVLKSACPTVPLNPPVSPKETELRVREVLEKLDQQIPPRPFAHLNNTTSATHSTATILNHQDTYCMGDTLDVLLEARDHLGRRKEYGGDFLRARISSPALKAGASGKVTDFNNGTYLISFTLSWEGQVSLSVLLMHPSEGVSALWRARKQGYDRVIFTGQFASGASQVHTDCALVLNSSVELCQYLDAQDQEAFYCVKPPDVPCAALTHMNSKNKDVSYLSQQERSLFVRSNIGVEIMGKSNVISVSKCNKEAVPEKEKCKLGMVSTTPSGHVWKNTWNPASCSLAPIKMKDCLRGKFIHLMGDSTIRQWMEYFKSKINTLRSVDLHEIGKLQHQLAVDLDGKINIQWQKHGYPLVGSLVYSVKEIENIARIIDRTGGEKNTVIVISLGQHFRPFPIDVFIRRALNVHRALQRLLLRSPDTMVILKTENTRELSSDVERFSDFHGYTQYLALKDIFQGLNVGVIDAWDMTIAYGTNNVHPPEHVVGSQINIFLNYIC from the exons ATGACCAG GGCTCGAATCATGAAAACGATGACCAGTCGTAAGTCACTGTGGGTGCTGCTGTTTATAGTGATCTTCTGGGTCTCTTTTACAATTTTCAGGAACCCCCTGAAG ATATGGGCTGTATTCAAGTCACCTGTGTCCTTCAGTCGCTGGAACTTGGTCTTGAAATCCGCATGCCCTACAGTGCCTCTGAACCCACCAGTTTCACCAAAAGAGACAGAGCTGAGAGTCAGGGAGGTCTTGGAGAAACTAGACCAACAGATTCCTCCCAGACCCTTTGCCCACCTCAACAACACCACCAGCGCCACACATAGCACAGCCACCATCCTCAACCATCAAGACACGTACTGCATGGGAGACACACTGGATGTGCTGTTGGAGGCTAGGGACCATCTGGGACGCAGGAAGGAGTATGGTGGGGACTTCCTGAGGGCCAGGATATCCTCCCCAGCCCTGAAGGCAGGTGCTTCTGGAAAGGTGACAGACTTCAACAATGGCACCTACCTCATTAGCTTCACTCTGTCCTGGGAGGGCCAGGTCTCCCTCTCTGTTCTTCTCATGCACCCCAGTGAAGGGGTGTCAGCTCTCTGGAGAGCAAGGAAACAGGGATACGATAGAGTCATCTTCACAGGCCAGTTTGCCAGTGGTGCCTCTCAGGTCCACactgactgtgccctggttctaaACTCAAGTGTCGAACTGTGCCAATATCTGGATGCCCAGGACCAAGAAGCTTTCTACTGTGTGAAGCCTCCAGATGTTCCCTGCGCTGCCCTCACCCACATGAACTCAAAGAACAAGGATGTTTCCTACCTTAGCCAGCAAGAAAGGAGCCTCTTTGTAAG GTCAAATATAGGTGTGGAGATTATGGGAAAATCCAATGTGATTAGTGTCTCCAAATGCAACA AAGAAGCAGttccagagaaagagaaatgcaaacttgGAATGGTATCTACTACCCCTAGTGGGCATGTCTGGAAAAACACATGGAATCCAGCCTCCTGTAGTTTGGCACCCATCAAAATGAAAGACTgcctaagaggaaaattcatccACTTAATGGGTGATTCCACAATCCGCCAGTGGATGGAATACTTCAAAAGCAAAATCAACA CACTGAGGTCCGTGGATCTGCATGAAATTGGAAAACTGCAACACCAACTTGCTGTGGACTTGGATGGGAAAATCAACATCCAGTGGCAAAAACATGGTTACCCCCTTGTTGGATCATTGGTCTACTCTGTTAAAGAGATAGAGAACATTGCACGCATAATTGACAGAACTGGAGGAGAGAAAAACACAGTCATTGTCATTTCTCTGGGCCAGCACTTCAGACCTTTTCCCATTGATGTTTTTATCCGAAGGGCCCTCAATGTTCACAGAGCTCTTCAGCGTCTTCTCCTGAGAAGCCCAGACACTATGGTTattctcaaaacagaaaataccAGGGAGTTGAGCAGCGATGTGGAAAGATTTAGTGATTTCCATGGTTACACCCAGTATCTTGCCTTAAAGGATATTTTCCAGGGTCTCAATGTGGGTGTCATCGATGCCTGGGATATGACTATTGCATATGGCACAAACAATGTCCATCCACCAGAGCATGTAGTCGGAAGTCAAATTAATATATTCTTAAACTATATTTGCTAG